Proteins encoded within one genomic window of Falco rusticolus isolate bFalRus1 unplaced genomic scaffold, bFalRus1.pri scaffold_92_arrow_ctg1, whole genome shotgun sequence:
- the LOC119142223 gene encoding formin-like protein 4: MAAVGSRAASPPRLAACLGPAAGEVGGGGGGDWGCARPRDISRELSGRRAELSRDSRRPRPFGRQRARGGRRRHFAAGSGAADSISRAPPPAPPTPWKWSVRRRRRAPRTQAARQSAGWAARAPRSWTRARPGGRRRRMRPPLPSMPWGRRVAPGPPPAPHPAPTHRCTP; this comes from the exons ATGGCCGCCGTCGGCTCCCGAGCAGCCTCGCCGCCAC GTTTGGCGGCGTGCCTCGGCCCGGCTGCGGgggaggttgggggggggggggggggggattggGGGTGCGCGCGCCCCCGTGACATCTCGCGGGAGCTCTCCGGCCGCCGCGCCGAACTCTCGCGAGATtcgcggcggccccgccccttCGGCCGGCAGCGCGcgcgcggcggccgccgccgccattTTGCCGCTGGCTCCGGCGCGGCGGACTCCATTTCCC gagcgcccccccccgcgccaCCGACACCGTGGAAGTggagtgtgaggaggaggaggagggccCCGCGCACACAG GCGGCTCGGCAGAGCGCAGGCTGGGCCGCCCGGGCGCCCAGGAGCTGGACGAGGGCTCGGCCCGGCGGCCGCCGGCGCAGGATGAGGCCCCCCCTTCCCAGCATGCCCTGGGGCAGGCGGGTGGCCCCGGggcccccccctgccccccaccctgcccccacCCACCGCTGCACCCCCAG
- the PPP4C gene encoding serine/threonine-protein phosphatase 4 catalytic subunit isoform X1, which produces MGELSDLDRQIEQLRRCELIKESEVKALCAKAREILVEESNVQRVDSPVTVCGDIHGQFYDLKELFRVGGDVPETNYLFMGDFVDRGFYSVETFLLLLALKVRYPDRITLIRGNHESRQITQVYGFYDECLRKYGSVTVWRYCTEIFDYLSLSAIIDGKIFCVHGGLSPSIQTLDQIRTIDRKQEVPHDGPMCDLLWSDPEDTTGWGVSPRGAGYLFGSDVVAQFNASNDIDMICRAHQLVMEGYKWHFNETVLTVWSAPNYCYRCGNVAAILELDEHLQKEFIIFEAAPQETRGIPSKKPVADYFL; this is translated from the exons ATGGGGGAGCTGAGTGACCTGGACCGGCAGATCGAGCAGCTGCGGCGGTGCGAGCTTATCAAGGAGAGCGAGGTCAAGGCCCTGTGCGCAAAGGCCCG GGAGATTTTGGTGGAGGAGAGCAACGTCCAGCGGGTCGATTCTCCCGTCACT GTGTGCGGTGACATCCACGGGCAGTTCTATGACCTCAAGGAGCTCTTCAGG gtCGGGGGGGACGTCCCAGAGACCAACTACCTGTTCATGGGGGACTTTGTGGATCGGGGCTTCTACAGCGTCGagaccttcctgctgctgctggcgctCAAG GTCCGTTATCCCGACCGCATCACGCTGATCCGGGGGAACCACGAGAGCCGGCAGATCACCCAGGTCTACGGCTTCTACGACGAGTGCTTGCGGAAGTACGGCTCCGTCACCGTCTGGCGCTACTGCACCGAGATCTTCGACTACCTCAGCCTCTCCGCCATCATCGACGGCAAG ATCTTCTGCGTGCACGGGGGCCTCTCGCCCTCCATCCAGACGCTGGACCAGATCCGCACCATCGACCGCAAGCAGGAGGTGCCCCATGACGGCCCCATGTGTGACCTGCTCTGGTCTGACCCCGAGG ACACGACTGGCTGGGGCGTGTCGCCGCGGGGGGCCGGGTACCTCTTTGGCAGCGACGTGGTGGCTCAGTTTAACGCCTCCAACGACATCGACATGATCTGCCGCGCCCACCAGCTTGTCATGGAGGGCTACAAGTGGCACTTCAACGAGACCGTCCTCACCGTCTGGTCCGCCCCCAACTACTGCTACAG GTGCGGGAACGTGGCGGCCATCTTGGAGCTGGACGAGCACCTGCAGAAGGAGTTCATCATCTTCGAGGCGGCACCGCAGGAGACGCGGGGGATCCCCTCCAAGAAGCCGGTGGCTGACTACTTCCTGTga
- the PPP4C gene encoding serine/threonine-protein phosphatase 4 catalytic subunit isoform X2 gives MGDFVDRGFYSVETFLLLLALKVRYPDRITLIRGNHESRQITQVYGFYDECLRKYGSVTVWRYCTEIFDYLSLSAIIDGKIFCVHGGLSPSIQTLDQIRTIDRKQEVPHDGPMCDLLWSDPEDTTGWGVSPRGAGYLFGSDVVAQFNASNDIDMICRAHQLVMEGYKWHFNETVLTVWSAPNYCYRCGNVAAILELDEHLQKEFIIFEAAPQETRGIPSKKPVADYFL, from the exons ATGGGGGACTTTGTGGATCGGGGCTTCTACAGCGTCGagaccttcctgctgctgctggcgctCAAG GTCCGTTATCCCGACCGCATCACGCTGATCCGGGGGAACCACGAGAGCCGGCAGATCACCCAGGTCTACGGCTTCTACGACGAGTGCTTGCGGAAGTACGGCTCCGTCACCGTCTGGCGCTACTGCACCGAGATCTTCGACTACCTCAGCCTCTCCGCCATCATCGACGGCAAG ATCTTCTGCGTGCACGGGGGCCTCTCGCCCTCCATCCAGACGCTGGACCAGATCCGCACCATCGACCGCAAGCAGGAGGTGCCCCATGACGGCCCCATGTGTGACCTGCTCTGGTCTGACCCCGAGG ACACGACTGGCTGGGGCGTGTCGCCGCGGGGGGCCGGGTACCTCTTTGGCAGCGACGTGGTGGCTCAGTTTAACGCCTCCAACGACATCGACATGATCTGCCGCGCCCACCAGCTTGTCATGGAGGGCTACAAGTGGCACTTCAACGAGACCGTCCTCACCGTCTGGTCCGCCCCCAACTACTGCTACAG GTGCGGGAACGTGGCGGCCATCTTGGAGCTGGACGAGCACCTGCAGAAGGAGTTCATCATCTTCGAGGCGGCACCGCAGGAGACGCGGGGGATCCCCTCCAAGAAGCCGGTGGCTGACTACTTCCTGTga
- the ALDOA gene encoding fructose-bisphosphate aldolase A isoform X1, protein MSPPVAALTPEQKQELASIAQRIVAPGKGILAADESTGSIAKRLSSVGAENTEENRRWYRQLLFTADSRVDPCIGGVILFHETLYQKTDDGRPFPQVIRSKGALVGIKVDKGVVPLAGTNGETTTQGLDGLMERCAQYKKDGADFAKWRCVLKISEHTPTRLAVMENANVLARYASICQQNGIVPIVEPEILPDGDHDLKHCQYVTEKVLAAVYKALSDHHVYLEGTLLKPNMVTPGHACTKKYSPEEIAMATVTALRRTVPPAVPGITFLSGGQSEEEASLNLNAINRCPLARPWALTFSYGRALQASALRAWAGKKDNTKAAQEEYVKRALANSLACQGKYSPSGPAGAAASESLFISNHAY, encoded by the exons ATGTCCCCACCGGTGGCAGCGTTGACCccagagcagaagcaggagctggcatCCATTGCCCAGCGCATTGTCGCCCCTGGCAAGGGTATCCTGGCTGCCGATGAGTCCACTG GCAGCATCGCCAAGCGGCTGAGCTCGGTGGGGGCGGAGAACACCGAGGAGAACCGGCGCTGGTACCGGCAGCTGCTCTTCACCGCCGACAGCCGGGTGGACCCTTGCATCGGCGGGGTCATCCTCTTCCATGAGACCCTCTACCAGAAGACGGACGACGGGCGTCCCTTCCCCCAGGTCATCCGCAGCAAGGGCGCCCTCGTCGGCATCAAG GTGGACAAGGGGGTCGTTCCCCTGGCCGGCACCAACGGCGAGACCACCACCCAGG ggctggacGGGCTGATGGAGCGCTGCGCCCAGTACAAGAAGGACGGGGCTGACTTCGCCAAGTGGCGCTGTGTCCTCAAGATCTCGGAGCACACGCCCACGCGCCTGGCCGTGATGGAGAACGCCAACGTCCTCGCCCGCTATGCCAGCATCTGCCAGCAG AACGGCATTGTCCCCATCGTGGAGCCCGAGATCCTCCCAGATGGTGACCACGACCTGAAGCACTGCCAGTACGTCACCGAGAAG gtgctggcagccgTCTACAAGGCGCTGAGCGACCACCATGTCTACCTGGAGGGGACACTGCTGAAGCCCAACATGGTGACACCGGGCCACGCCTGCACCAAGAAGTACAGCCCCGAGGAGATCGCCATGGCCACCGTCACCGCCCTGCGCCGCACCGTGCCCCCTGCCGTCCCTG gCATCACGTTCCTGTCGGGGGGGCAGAGCGAGGAGGAGGCGTCCCTCAACCTCAACGCCATCAACCGCTGCCCGCTGGCGCGGCCCTGGGCGCTGACCTTCTCCTACGGGCGCGCGCTGCAGGCCTCCGCGCTGCGGGCCTGGGCCGGCAAGAAGGACAACACCAAGGCGGCGCAGGAGGAGTACGTCAAGCGGGCGCTG GCCAACTCGCTGGCCTGCCAGGGCAAGTACAGCCCCagcggcccggcgggggcggccgccaGCGAGTCGCTCTTCATCTCCAACCACGCCTACTGA
- the ALDOA gene encoding fructose-bisphosphate aldolase A isoform X2, with product MGFCEVKVAGAKMSPPVAALTPEQKQELASIAQRIVAPGKGILAADESTGSIAKRLSSVGAENTEENRRWYRQLLFTADSRVDPCIGGVILFHETLYQKTDDGRPFPQVIRSKGALVGIKVDKGVVPLAGTNGETTTQGLDGLMERCAQYKKDGADFAKWRCVLKISEHTPTRLAVMENANVLARYASICQQNGIVPIVEPEILPDGDHDLKHCQYVTEKVLAAVYKALSDHHVYLEGTLLKPNMVTPGHACTKKYSPEEIAMATVTALRRTVPPAVPGITFLSGGQSEEEASLNLNAINRCPLARPWALTFSYGRALQASALRAWAGKKDNTKAAQEEYVKRALANSLACQGKYSPSGPAGAAASESLFISNHAY from the exons ATGGGCTTCTGTGAGGTAAAAGTGGCAG GCGCCAAGATGTCCCCACCGGTGGCAGCGTTGACCccagagcagaagcaggagctggcatCCATTGCCCAGCGCATTGTCGCCCCTGGCAAGGGTATCCTGGCTGCCGATGAGTCCACTG GCAGCATCGCCAAGCGGCTGAGCTCGGTGGGGGCGGAGAACACCGAGGAGAACCGGCGCTGGTACCGGCAGCTGCTCTTCACCGCCGACAGCCGGGTGGACCCTTGCATCGGCGGGGTCATCCTCTTCCATGAGACCCTCTACCAGAAGACGGACGACGGGCGTCCCTTCCCCCAGGTCATCCGCAGCAAGGGCGCCCTCGTCGGCATCAAG GTGGACAAGGGGGTCGTTCCCCTGGCCGGCACCAACGGCGAGACCACCACCCAGG ggctggacGGGCTGATGGAGCGCTGCGCCCAGTACAAGAAGGACGGGGCTGACTTCGCCAAGTGGCGCTGTGTCCTCAAGATCTCGGAGCACACGCCCACGCGCCTGGCCGTGATGGAGAACGCCAACGTCCTCGCCCGCTATGCCAGCATCTGCCAGCAG AACGGCATTGTCCCCATCGTGGAGCCCGAGATCCTCCCAGATGGTGACCACGACCTGAAGCACTGCCAGTACGTCACCGAGAAG gtgctggcagccgTCTACAAGGCGCTGAGCGACCACCATGTCTACCTGGAGGGGACACTGCTGAAGCCCAACATGGTGACACCGGGCCACGCCTGCACCAAGAAGTACAGCCCCGAGGAGATCGCCATGGCCACCGTCACCGCCCTGCGCCGCACCGTGCCCCCTGCCGTCCCTG gCATCACGTTCCTGTCGGGGGGGCAGAGCGAGGAGGAGGCGTCCCTCAACCTCAACGCCATCAACCGCTGCCCGCTGGCGCGGCCCTGGGCGCTGACCTTCTCCTACGGGCGCGCGCTGCAGGCCTCCGCGCTGCGGGCCTGGGCCGGCAAGAAGGACAACACCAAGGCGGCGCAGGAGGAGTACGTCAAGCGGGCGCTG GCCAACTCGCTGGCCTGCCAGGGCAAGTACAGCCCCagcggcccggcgggggcggccgccaGCGAGTCGCTCTTCATCTCCAACCACGCCTACTGA